In one window of Phycisphaerales bacterium DNA:
- a CDS encoding ATPase, T2SS/T4P/T4SS family — protein sequence MARLRKKLGEILVGWGAITNDQAEKAAQLAKASGKRLGEAIVEAGFAKEDQVAKALATQFGMEYVDLNAPGVSEKMQPKLIPDDLIKKYLILPMTKSGNRLQLLIHDPMDLELFDMLRFRLNVELDLRLTSKSAIKKYLDAAAQGTARKFEAGQSLVTESIDKTIDRTIDKSVDRSLDKSIDVSEEEAPIVKLANRIIAEAVRMRASDIHIEPMHDRVRLRYRIDGVCMERDNLPKRMQNALLSRVKLMSGVNIAEKRIPQDGRIKLQVDEALVDFRVSSCPAYHGESVVLRILRPDSVRIGLANLGFEADNLAIFNKIIRRPNGIFLVTGPTGSGKTTTLYSALDVLNRPDKKIITAEDPVEYNFEGINQCQVREHIGLGFPQILRSMLRQAPNIILVGEIRDKEVAEIAIQAALTGHLVFSTLHTNDAPSAITRLIDMGVKPFLVASSIQAVMAQRLIRVLCKECKKVAGAEDLDPKHLKLTGLTLEEALGKAHKNVGCANCVQTGYRGRKAIFEMMLMNTQIRELAFKLAPISELRRAALNNGMRPLVGDGKLKILSGTTTAAEVASTTQVDLDNIPAH from the coding sequence ATGGCGAGACTACGGAAAAAGCTCGGCGAGATCCTGGTGGGCTGGGGCGCGATCACCAACGACCAGGCGGAGAAGGCCGCGCAGCTGGCCAAGGCCTCGGGCAAGCGCCTCGGTGAGGCGATCGTCGAGGCCGGCTTTGCCAAGGAAGACCAGGTCGCCAAAGCCCTCGCCACCCAGTTCGGGATGGAGTACGTCGATCTCAACGCCCCGGGCGTGTCGGAGAAGATGCAGCCCAAGCTCATCCCCGACGACCTGATCAAGAAGTACCTCATCCTCCCCATGACCAAGAGCGGCAACCGCTTGCAGCTCCTGATCCATGACCCCATGGACCTCGAGCTGTTCGACATGCTGCGCTTCCGCCTCAACGTCGAGCTGGATCTGCGCCTCACCAGCAAGAGCGCGATCAAGAAGTACCTCGACGCCGCGGCTCAGGGCACCGCCCGCAAGTTCGAGGCCGGCCAGTCGCTGGTCACCGAGTCGATCGACAAGACCATCGACCGCACCATCGACAAGTCGGTGGACCGCTCGCTGGACAAGTCGATCGACGTCAGCGAGGAAGAGGCCCCGATCGTCAAGCTGGCCAACCGCATCATCGCCGAGGCGGTGCGCATGCGGGCCAGCGATATTCACATCGAGCCGATGCACGACCGCGTGCGTCTGCGCTACCGCATCGACGGCGTGTGCATGGAGCGCGACAACCTGCCCAAGCGCATGCAGAACGCCCTGCTCTCGCGCGTGAAGCTGATGTCAGGCGTGAACATCGCCGAGAAGCGCATCCCGCAGGACGGCCGCATCAAGCTGCAGGTCGACGAGGCCCTCGTTGACTTCCGTGTGTCGTCCTGCCCCGCCTACCACGGCGAGTCGGTGGTGCTCCGTATTCTGCGCCCCGACAGCGTCCGTATCGGCCTTGCCAATCTTGGCTTCGAGGCCGACAACCTCGCGATCTTCAACAAGATCATCCGCCGCCCCAACGGCATCTTCCTCGTGACCGGCCCCACTGGTAGCGGCAAGACCACCACGCTGTACTCGGCGCTGGACGTGCTCAACCGCCCCGACAAGAAGATCATCACCGCCGAGGACCCCGTCGAATACAACTTCGAGGGCATCAACCAGTGCCAGGTGCGCGAGCACATCGGGCTGGGCTTCCCGCAGATTCTGCGGTCGATGCTGCGTCAGGCCCCCAACATCATCCTGGTGGGCGAAATCCGCGATAAGGAAGTGGCCGAGATCGCCATCCAGGCCGCGCTGACCGGCCACCTGGTGTTCTCGACCCTGCACACCAACGACGCCCCGTCGGCAATCACGCGTCTCATCGACATGGGCGTGAAGCCGTTCCTCGTGGCGTCGTCAATCCAGGCGGTCATGGCCCAGCGGCTCATCCGCGTGCTGTGCAAGGAGTGCAAGAAAGTCGCCGGGGCCGAGGACCTGGACCCCAAGCACCTCAAGCTCACCGGCCTCACCCTCGAGGAGGCACTCGGCAAGGCCCACAAGAACGTCGGCTGCGCCAACTGCGTGCAGACCGGCTACCGCGGCCGGAAGGCCATCTTCGAAATGATGCTGATGAACACCCAGATCCGCGAGCTGGCCTTCAAGCTCGCGCCCATCAGCGAGCTCCGGCGTGCCGCCCTCAACAACGGCATGCGCCCCCTCGTCGGCGACGGCAAGCTCAAGATCCTCAGCGGCACCACCACCGCCGCCGAAGTCGCCTCCACGACGCAGGTCGACCTCGACAACATCCCGGCCCACTGA
- a CDS encoding DUF72 domain-containing protein: MDIRVGCSGWYYRHWHGCFYPQELSSHKWFAHYRRSFNTVELNAPFYRWPQPSTVKRWLRDAHRNFVYSVKVNGEITHDRRFQGTRKLIREFCSLGEVLGKHMGAFLFQMPPSFRYTPARLRRILNQLDPRWTNVLEFRHRGWWNDEAFAIIREASDASEGGVLFCCTSGPRLPDTLVKTGLDVYIRFHGVKRWYRHDYSREELEGWAERITTCGARRVYCYFNNDRDAYAIKNARLLRRLLKEA, from the coding sequence ATGGATATCCGGGTCGGCTGCTCGGGGTGGTACTACCGCCACTGGCACGGCTGCTTCTACCCCCAGGAGCTCTCCTCGCACAAGTGGTTCGCCCATTACCGGCGGAGCTTCAACACGGTCGAGCTCAACGCCCCCTTCTACCGCTGGCCCCAGCCCTCGACGGTCAAGCGGTGGCTGCGCGATGCACACCGCAACTTCGTCTACAGCGTGAAGGTGAACGGCGAGATCACGCATGACCGCCGCTTCCAGGGCACCAGGAAGCTCATCCGCGAGTTCTGCTCGCTGGGCGAGGTGCTCGGGAAGCACATGGGCGCGTTCCTGTTCCAAATGCCCCCGAGCTTCCGCTACACGCCGGCGCGCTTGCGCCGCATCCTCAATCAACTGGATCCACGGTGGACCAATGTACTGGAGTTCCGGCACCGGGGCTGGTGGAACGACGAGGCGTTCGCGATCATCCGCGAGGCGAGCGACGCCAGCGAGGGCGGGGTGCTGTTCTGCTGCACGAGCGGGCCGCGGCTGCCCGACACACTGGTCAAGACCGGGCTGGACGTTTATATCCGCTTCCACGGCGTGAAACGCTGGTACCGCCACGACTATTCGCGCGAGGAGCTTGAGGGCTGGGCCGAGAGGATCACGACCTGCGGGGCGCGGCGTGTGTACTGCTACTTCAACAACGACCGCGACGCGTACGCGATCAAGAACGCCCGGCTGCTGCGCCGGCTGCTGAAAGAGGCCTGA
- a CDS encoding prepilin-type N-terminal cleavage/methylation domain-containing protein has protein sequence MSLIQPQDGRRGFSLIEVLIAIVVLALGLLGIAAVFPAVVTQQRATTDAVQGGALAKSVEAVLKSHYGANRQSPRPGPGGIVSRGAMRGWFSLVGLPTWSPPVAARMNPAPGSGSAPNFDGNWDLPRPGAMPPGIRLDAANGNYLVMGTTANVRLGRDPRDPSSEPYGYAMPGFLLDANERRFGGEYVFDFAARRIGAGRPFVNATGWADLTCQDDMLQLAVFIRRVERSTGAPLVGMDATTERPTFNGSGVYSTIKSAGYTIPMLDMADPDNNSSSGSVVELDSTQLNYMRQVGQKFVTQWGTVHTVSRLRDDPEQVVIKPALDARKVAFYQATTTPAPQLSFLYTPQIPVNVHIVDIEPSVVDLQ, from the coding sequence ATGAGCCTGATTCAACCCCAGGATGGTCGGCGCGGGTTCTCTCTGATTGAGGTGCTGATCGCCATCGTGGTGCTCGCGCTGGGTCTGCTGGGCATCGCCGCGGTGTTCCCGGCGGTGGTCACCCAGCAGCGGGCGACCACCGACGCGGTGCAGGGCGGCGCCCTGGCCAAGTCCGTAGAGGCCGTGCTCAAGTCCCACTACGGCGCCAACCGCCAGAGCCCGCGCCCCGGGCCCGGCGGCATCGTCTCCCGCGGCGCAATGCGCGGCTGGTTCTCGCTCGTGGGGCTGCCAACCTGGTCGCCGCCTGTTGCCGCCCGCATGAACCCAGCCCCAGGGAGCGGCTCCGCTCCTAACTTCGACGGCAACTGGGACCTGCCCCGACCGGGCGCAATGCCCCCCGGCATCCGCCTGGATGCCGCCAACGGCAACTACCTGGTGATGGGGACAACGGCCAACGTGCGTCTGGGGCGTGACCCCCGCGACCCCTCTTCAGAGCCCTATGGCTACGCAATGCCCGGCTTCCTGCTTGACGCCAACGAGCGTCGCTTCGGGGGCGAGTATGTGTTCGACTTCGCCGCACGCCGCATCGGCGCGGGCCGCCCATTCGTGAACGCCACGGGGTGGGCGGACCTCACCTGCCAGGACGACATGCTCCAGCTCGCGGTATTCATCCGGCGTGTGGAGCGATCCACCGGCGCGCCCCTGGTCGGTATGGACGCCACCACCGAGCGGCCCACGTTCAACGGCTCGGGTGTGTACTCGACCATCAAGTCGGCGGGCTACACCATCCCGATGCTCGACATGGCGGACCCTGACAACAACAGCAGCAGCGGTTCGGTCGTCGAGCTCGACAGCACCCAACTCAACTACATGCGTCAGGTCGGGCAGAAGTTCGTGACCCAGTGGGGGACTGTTCACACCGTCTCCCGCCTCCGGGACGACCCCGAGCAAGTCGTCATCAAGCCGGCGCTCGATGCACGCAAGGTCGCGTTCTATCAGGCGACGACAACTCCTGCCCCTCAGCTCTCGTTCCTTTACACCCCCCAGATCCCCGTCAACGTGCACATCGTGGACATCGAGCCCTCCGTGGTCGATCTGCAATAG
- a CDS encoding prepilin-type N-terminal cleavage/methylation domain-containing protein yields MTRIIRRAFTMTELLVVIAIVVLLMAIAVPAFSSLMSSSERSLAENQLKAALAGARDVAIQSETGDSVAAFFFTPGGRVSIVACVSVGRLPVQDVDQDPTAPPREVFVPVNTSEPFQMPRGWSVRGLAAEGTVFNPTAGTGITQRELWYRSHYGATPDNAAVGDTGWVFPENAMFNQGVAANMLTADWNALSTATPNLATNLVGPGRRTFVVRFKMGTGEVDLSNSATVLIFDPVLRSDFRATRAPYDYFRSDQLRINGVPSSSAVSYVRRVLADPFLTNYSTGGGIRRTTGFSRALLGVASPDTILARPVSELALYKEANLIAGIGGRGPNAVTGTYWSPDGGTHFEIDSNALPASVTSMQAVSVAVRNWIEGGRQDSDADRERRTYDARIFTLTRYLGQTEEVEP; encoded by the coding sequence ATGACACGCATCATCCGTCGCGCGTTCACGATGACCGAACTGCTGGTGGTCATCGCCATCGTCGTGCTGCTCATGGCGATCGCCGTGCCCGCGTTCTCCAGCCTGATGAGCTCCTCCGAGCGCTCGCTGGCGGAGAACCAGCTGAAGGCGGCCCTCGCCGGCGCCCGGGACGTCGCCATTCAGAGCGAGACCGGCGACTCCGTGGCCGCGTTCTTCTTCACACCCGGCGGGCGCGTCAGCATCGTCGCCTGTGTGAGCGTGGGTCGTCTCCCCGTCCAGGACGTGGACCAGGACCCCACCGCCCCGCCGCGTGAGGTCTTTGTCCCCGTCAACACCTCCGAACCGTTCCAGATGCCCCGCGGCTGGAGCGTGCGCGGGCTCGCCGCCGAGGGCACCGTCTTCAACCCCACCGCCGGCACCGGCATCACGCAGCGCGAGCTGTGGTACCGGAGCCACTACGGAGCAACCCCCGACAACGCCGCGGTAGGCGACACCGGTTGGGTGTTCCCCGAGAACGCGATGTTCAACCAGGGCGTCGCGGCCAACATGCTGACGGCCGACTGGAATGCTCTTTCCACCGCAACCCCCAACCTGGCAACCAATCTTGTCGGGCCCGGCCGCCGCACGTTTGTCGTGCGGTTCAAGATGGGCACGGGGGAAGTCGACCTGAGCAACTCCGCCACCGTCCTGATCTTCGACCCCGTTCTGCGGAGCGACTTCAGGGCGACCAGGGCTCCATACGACTACTTCCGCTCCGATCAGCTCCGCATCAACGGCGTGCCCTCCTCCAGCGCGGTGTCATACGTGCGCCGTGTGCTTGCCGACCCATTTCTGACGAACTACTCCACCGGCGGCGGCATCCGCCGCACCACCGGCTTCTCACGCGCGCTCCTCGGCGTTGCATCCCCAGACACCATCCTCGCCCGCCCCGTGAGCGAGCTGGCCCTCTACAAGGAAGCCAACCTGATCGCCGGCATCGGCGGGCGCGGCCCCAACGCCGTGACCGGCACCTACTGGAGTCCCGACGGTGGGACGCACTTTGAGATTGATTCCAACGCGCTCCCCGCCAGCGTTACCAGCATGCAGGCAGTTTCCGTCGCGGTCCGCAACTGGATCGAGGGCGGGCGCCAGGACAGCGATGCCGATCGTGAACGCCGGACGTACGACGCACGCATCTTCACCCTGACCCGGTACCTGGGCCAGACAGAGGAGGTCGAGCCATGA
- a CDS encoding GspE/PulE family protein — MAIDPAELKGRKLGRVLTKLGKVSREQVHEALTIQKTRKSKLGELLAELGYCTATDVAEGLAGQAGMNYMNLKGYDIPDVARDAIPAENVRMYEVVPVEYNPTAKRLKIAMKSPDNFRAVDDLKMLLSANVDAVVADPVLIDALIKKHYSKTESITDVVSNIKLDDKLKGLDVKGDQSIDLDALAGAANDNQVVKLINLVLLQAIKDRASDIHFEPFENEFKMRYRIDGVLYEMVPPPKQLGPAITSRVKVMANLDIAERRLPQDGRIELTVGGKQVDLRIAILPTIYGESCVMRVLDRSNVELALDRIGLRQDDFDTFDRLIHKPNGIVCVTGPTGSGKTTTLYSALARLNDIETKILTVEDPVEYDIDGLLQCQVNEEAGLTFAKALRSFLRQDPDIILVGEIRDLETAQIAVQASLTGHLVLSTLHTNDAPSSIIRLVDLGMEPFLLTATIEGIVAQRLVRTVCKHCKEQYEPKEEELMELNLLPENVRGKKFFRGRGCDNCNKSGYRGRMAIFEIMTMDDEMRELVMQQANTTALRAHARRRGMRSLRESGLMGIYEGQTTIDEVVRETIAEDE, encoded by the coding sequence ATGGCGATTGACCCCGCAGAACTCAAGGGACGCAAGCTCGGGCGCGTGCTGACCAAGCTCGGCAAGGTGAGCCGCGAGCAGGTCCACGAAGCCCTCACGATTCAGAAGACCCGGAAGTCGAAGCTGGGGGAACTCCTGGCTGAGCTCGGGTACTGCACCGCGACTGACGTGGCCGAGGGCCTCGCCGGTCAGGCGGGCATGAACTACATGAACCTCAAGGGGTACGACATCCCCGACGTCGCACGGGACGCGATTCCGGCGGAGAACGTCCGGATGTACGAGGTTGTCCCAGTCGAGTACAACCCAACGGCCAAGCGCCTCAAGATCGCGATGAAGAGCCCGGACAACTTCCGGGCCGTCGACGACCTGAAGATGCTGCTGTCGGCCAACGTTGATGCGGTGGTCGCCGACCCTGTGCTGATCGACGCCCTGATTAAGAAGCATTACTCGAAGACCGAGTCGATCACCGACGTCGTCAGCAACATTAAGCTGGACGACAAGCTCAAGGGCTTGGACGTCAAGGGCGACCAGTCCATCGACCTCGACGCCCTCGCCGGGGCCGCGAACGACAACCAGGTGGTCAAGCTGATCAACCTGGTGCTCCTCCAGGCGATCAAGGACCGCGCGTCGGACATCCACTTCGAGCCCTTCGAGAACGAGTTCAAGATGCGGTACCGCATCGACGGCGTTCTCTACGAGATGGTGCCCCCGCCCAAGCAGCTGGGCCCGGCGATCACCAGCCGCGTGAAGGTCATGGCCAACCTCGACATCGCCGAGCGGCGCCTGCCGCAGGACGGACGTATCGAGCTGACCGTGGGCGGCAAGCAGGTGGACCTGCGTATCGCCATCCTGCCGACGATCTACGGCGAGTCGTGCGTGATGCGCGTGCTCGACCGCAGCAACGTCGAGCTCGCGCTGGACCGCATCGGCCTGCGGCAGGACGACTTCGACACCTTCGACCGCCTGATCCACAAGCCCAACGGCATCGTGTGCGTCACCGGCCCCACCGGCTCGGGCAAGACCACCACTCTGTACTCGGCCCTGGCCCGCCTCAACGACATTGAGACCAAGATCCTCACGGTCGAGGACCCCGTCGAGTACGACATCGACGGCCTGCTCCAGTGCCAGGTGAACGAAGAAGCGGGCCTGACCTTCGCCAAGGCGCTCCGCAGCTTCCTTCGTCAGGACCCCGACATCATCCTGGTGGGTGAAATCCGCGACCTGGAGACGGCGCAGATCGCCGTGCAGGCGTCGCTGACGGGCCACCTGGTGCTCAGCACCCTGCACACCAACGACGCCCCGAGCTCGATCATCCGCCTGGTGGACCTGGGGATGGAGCCGTTCCTCCTCACCGCCACCATCGAGGGCATCGTTGCTCAGCGCCTCGTGCGCACGGTGTGCAAGCACTGCAAGGAGCAGTACGAGCCCAAGGAGGAGGAGCTCATGGAGCTCAACCTCCTGCCCGAGAACGTGCGCGGCAAGAAGTTCTTCCGCGGGCGCGGGTGCGACAACTGCAACAAGTCCGGCTACCGCGGGCGCATGGCGATCTTCGAGATCATGACCATGGACGACGAGATGCGCGAGCTCGTCATGCAGCAGGCCAACACCACCGCCCTGCGGGCACACGCCCGCCGGCGCGGCATGCGCTCGCTCCGCGAGTCGGGGCTCATGGGCATCTACGAAGGGCAGACCACGATCGACGAGGTCGTGCGCGAGACGATCGCCGAGGACGAGTGA
- a CDS encoding type IV pilus twitching motility protein PilT: MSTMQIDRLLDTVVKLGASDLHLTVGRQPTIRLHGGLRNLQTKVLESDDMVSLMKSITPERNQQELQEEGGTDFGFAYGDAARFRVSVFRQRGDLAIVLRLIPSKLLTFEQIGLPEVCKELIRRPRGLFLITGPTGSGKTTTLATMIDFINMTMDRHIITMEDPIEYYHNHKKSIVNQREVGNDVPTFAESLRRALRQDPDVILVGEMRDLETIEAAVRAAETGHLVFGTLHTTGAAKTIDRVVDAFPVTQQNQIRVQLSTALLCILSQALLSRVDTSGMVAAYEFLVVTPAIANLIREAKTFRIDSAIQTGKKFGMQLLDDHLWSLYSKGMISAEEMIDVSKNPQELTARIHRLGRTVGRMEWDEETEEAKS; the protein is encoded by the coding sequence ATGTCCACGATGCAGATCGACCGCCTGCTCGACACCGTCGTCAAGCTCGGCGCCTCCGACCTCCACCTCACCGTCGGCCGTCAGCCCACCATCCGCCTTCACGGCGGTCTTCGGAACCTCCAGACCAAGGTCCTGGAGTCCGACGACATGGTGTCCCTGATGAAGTCCATCACCCCGGAGCGCAACCAGCAGGAGCTTCAGGAAGAGGGCGGCACCGACTTCGGCTTCGCCTACGGCGACGCGGCCCGCTTCCGCGTGTCGGTCTTCCGCCAGCGCGGCGACCTCGCCATCGTGCTCCGGCTCATCCCCAGCAAGCTGCTGACCTTCGAGCAGATCGGCCTCCCCGAGGTCTGCAAAGAGCTGATCCGGCGCCCCCGTGGGTTATTCCTGATCACGGGCCCCACCGGCTCGGGCAAGACGACCACCCTGGCCACGATGATCGACTTCATCAACATGACGATGGACCGCCACATCATCACGATGGAAGACCCGATCGAGTACTACCACAACCACAAGAAGTCGATCGTCAACCAGCGCGAGGTGGGTAACGACGTCCCAACGTTCGCCGAATCTCTCCGGCGTGCCCTCCGCCAGGACCCGGACGTGATCCTGGTGGGTGAAATGCGAGACCTGGAGACGATCGAGGCGGCCGTGCGTGCCGCCGAGACGGGCCACCTGGTGTTCGGAACCCTGCACACCACCGGCGCCGCCAAGACGATCGACCGCGTGGTGGACGCTTTCCCGGTCACCCAACAGAACCAGATCCGCGTCCAGCTCTCGACCGCTCTGCTGTGCATCCTCAGCCAGGCGCTGCTGAGCCGGGTGGACACTTCGGGCATGGTCGCCGCTTACGAGTTCCTGGTGGTCACCCCGGCCATCGCCAACCTCATCCGTGAAGCCAAGACCTTCCGCATCGACTCCGCCATCCAGACCGGCAAGAAGTTTGGCATGCAGCTGCTGGACGACCACCTCTGGAGCCTGTACAGCAAGGGGATGATCTCCGCCGAGGAGATGATCGACGTGAGCAAAAATCCACAAGAGCTGACGGCCCGCATCCACCGACTGGGTCGGACGGTCGGCCGGATGGAATGGGACGAGGAGACCGAGGAAGCCAAGAGCTGA
- a CDS encoding type II secretion system F family protein, with protein sequence MATFVYEALNAAGKPQKGTVDAGTTEEAIQRIKAQGYYPTSVREQQAKKADQAAVAAGVKKKKKGGGGIAIGGINAKVMTTFTRQLSTLQDAGLPLLRSLQILESQQKPGKMKNVLLGVCEEVEGGTSLSEAMSKYPRAFNHLYVKMVAAGEVGGVLDIILQRLAEFMEKSQRLKRKIKGAMVYPIVVIVIAGLILTGIMVFIIPKFEAIFTDFGVALPGLTRWLMKTSRWFAGTLPEQGIPGWMIALPAPIAAFIIWKLIRLAGPGRAATDYMILYMPIIGPLIRKSTIARFTRTLGTLVSAGVPILEAIKITKETSGNYVFEKALQKVHDSIREGEGFAGPLRESKTCDAIVVNMIDVGEETGEMDAMLIKIANNYDEEVDVAVASLVSLLEPMMVVVLGGIVGTIVVAMFLPLVKMIESLQGGGI encoded by the coding sequence ATGGCCACATTCGTGTACGAGGCTCTGAACGCCGCGGGCAAGCCGCAGAAGGGGACGGTCGACGCCGGCACGACCGAGGAAGCGATCCAGCGGATCAAGGCGCAGGGGTACTACCCGACGTCGGTGCGCGAGCAGCAGGCCAAAAAGGCGGACCAGGCCGCCGTGGCCGCGGGCGTCAAGAAGAAGAAGAAGGGCGGCGGCGGCATCGCCATCGGCGGTATCAACGCCAAGGTCATGACGACCTTCACCCGTCAGCTGTCGACCCTCCAGGACGCGGGCCTGCCGCTGCTGCGTTCGCTGCAGATCCTCGAGAGCCAGCAGAAGCCGGGCAAGATGAAGAACGTGCTGCTTGGCGTGTGCGAGGAGGTCGAGGGCGGCACCTCGCTCTCCGAGGCGATGAGCAAGTACCCCCGCGCCTTCAACCACCTGTACGTCAAGATGGTGGCGGCCGGTGAGGTCGGCGGCGTGCTCGACATCATCCTCCAGCGCCTCGCCGAGTTCATGGAGAAGAGCCAGCGCCTCAAGAGGAAGATCAAGGGCGCGATGGTGTACCCGATCGTGGTCATCGTCATCGCGGGCCTGATCCTCACGGGCATCATGGTGTTCATCATCCCGAAGTTCGAGGCGATCTTCACCGACTTCGGTGTGGCCCTCCCGGGCCTGACCCGCTGGCTGATGAAGACCAGCCGCTGGTTCGCCGGCACGCTGCCCGAGCAGGGGATCCCGGGCTGGATGATCGCGCTCCCCGCGCCCATCGCGGCGTTCATCATCTGGAAGCTGATCCGCCTCGCCGGTCCGGGACGTGCGGCCACCGACTACATGATCCTCTACATGCCGATCATCGGCCCGCTAATCCGCAAGTCCACCATCGCCCGCTTCACCCGCACGCTGGGCACCCTGGTCTCCGCGGGTGTGCCCATCCTCGAGGCGATCAAGATCACGAAGGAGACCTCGGGCAACTACGTGTTCGAGAAGGCGCTCCAGAAGGTGCACGACTCCATCCGCGAGGGTGAAGGCTTCGCGGGCCCCCTCCGCGAGAGCAAGACCTGCGACGCCATCGTCGTCAACATGATCGACGTGGGCGAGGAGACGGGCGAGATGGACGCCATGCTCATCAAGATCGCCAACAACTACGACGAAGAGGTGGACGTGGCCGTGGCCTCGCTGGTCTCGCTGCTCGAGCCCATGATGGTCGTGGTGCTCGGCGGCATCGTCGGCACGATCGTCGTGGCCATGTTCCTCCCGCTGGTGAAGATGATCGAGTCGCTCCAGGGCGGCGGCATCTGA
- a CDS encoding prepilin-type N-terminal cleavage/methylation domain-containing protein translates to MRRKTLSPRTLTRASGRAFTLMEMMVGVGAVAIIAVGLAAIFDSVGKTVAGGRRVSVMNTYASLMESQMRRDFENMARDGFLVIRHQWVDIDGNGIASLPAEPATSPDDVPLFANQRATDQKPRRIDEIQFGVVGRYETARQPLIPGVRAESHEALVYYGHGQRARLNTALTAENYKKSKPFLSDPNIDQEARLGFAAGTGTPNPNQYPSDWTLLRHVTLLVNPDAAQTQPVPLAAGGSVFGVPNNPASLPFFRNRPTQYFLQPAQSSLFRSVAWAFPVQSGAGSGPESPAFAFRTRWGAPGTNDAYPLRSSGIVDIASSSFADIRMMVTTCDVWPDQVGVGTPPREAIPDGRLVPVPLSGGTALDLMHAWMNDSMPTDSRNRQAVANRIAAGSGEPPLPATFQPARIRYEPGPDDLLPAISMQPTTGNPQFERAVARADQLMLSASNFVPHCTNFIVEWSYGSMDGNGHVRWYGLNPGPYTPPGARVQPYGVATTADPLGEGITYVTWNLGDPNAVPPQPPINHPITSRLIYGIPPANGQPDENAAELTAYFGYTDPTFAPDASTIPVPFPHRTTNGVMDWMWPKMVRIRVTLADPNNLADEREFVYVFNVPDDRAVMRRD, encoded by the coding sequence ATGCGACGCAAGACACTCAGCCCCCGCACCCTCACCCGCGCCAGCGGGCGCGCCTTCACACTCATGGAGATGATGGTCGGCGTCGGGGCCGTGGCGATCATCGCGGTGGGCCTCGCCGCCATCTTCGATTCGGTGGGCAAGACGGTCGCCGGCGGCCGTCGCGTCAGCGTGATGAACACCTACGCCTCGCTCATGGAGTCGCAGATGCGCCGCGACTTCGAGAACATGGCGCGCGACGGGTTCCTGGTGATCCGTCACCAGTGGGTAGACATCGATGGGAACGGCATCGCCTCGCTGCCGGCCGAGCCCGCCACCAGCCCCGATGACGTGCCGCTGTTCGCCAACCAGCGCGCCACCGACCAGAAGCCCCGCCGCATCGACGAGATCCAGTTCGGCGTCGTTGGGCGCTACGAGACCGCCCGTCAGCCGCTGATCCCCGGTGTGCGGGCCGAATCGCACGAGGCCCTCGTGTACTACGGGCATGGCCAGCGCGCCCGCTTGAACACCGCACTTACCGCTGAGAACTACAAGAAGAGCAAGCCCTTCCTCTCGGACCCCAACATCGATCAGGAAGCCCGGCTCGGCTTTGCGGCAGGCACCGGCACACCCAACCCCAACCAGTACCCCAGCGATTGGACACTGCTCCGGCATGTGACGCTGCTGGTGAACCCCGACGCGGCCCAGACGCAGCCCGTGCCGCTCGCCGCAGGCGGTAGCGTGTTCGGTGTGCCCAACAACCCGGCGTCGCTGCCATTCTTCCGGAACCGGCCGACGCAGTACTTCCTCCAGCCGGCGCAGAGTTCGCTCTTCCGTTCCGTCGCGTGGGCGTTCCCCGTCCAGAGCGGGGCCGGCTCGGGCCCCGAATCCCCCGCCTTCGCCTTCCGCACGCGCTGGGGCGCCCCCGGCACCAACGACGCGTACCCGCTGCGCTCAAGCGGCATCGTTGACATCGCTTCCAGCAGTTTCGCCGACATCCGCATGATGGTGACCACGTGCGATGTCTGGCCGGATCAGGTCGGCGTGGGGACCCCTCCACGCGAGGCGATACCTGATGGGCGGCTCGTCCCCGTCCCCCTCTCGGGCGGGACGGCGCTCGACCTCATGCACGCCTGGATGAACGACTCCATGCCGACCGACTCGCGCAACCGCCAGGCGGTGGCGAACCGGATTGCGGCGGGCTCGGGCGAGCCGCCGCTCCCGGCAACGTTCCAACCGGCCCGTATCCGCTACGAGCCCGGCCCCGACGACCTGCTCCCGGCGATCTCGATGCAGCCCACCACCGGCAACCCTCAGTTCGAGCGTGCCGTTGCCCGGGCTGATCAGCTGATGCTCTCGGCCTCAAACTTCGTCCCTCACTGCACGAACTTCATCGTCGAGTGGTCCTACGGCTCGATGGACGGCAACGGGCACGTGCGCTGGTACGGCCTCAATCCCGGCCCTTACACGCCGCCGGGCGCGCGGGTGCAGCCGTATGGAGTGGCAACGACTGCCGACCCTCTGGGCGAGGGAATCACCTACGTCACCTGGAATCTCGGCGATCCCAACGCGGTCCCGCCGCAGCCTCCTATTAACCACCCGATCACCTCGCGCCTGATCTACGGCATCCCGCCCGCGAACGGCCAGCCCGATGAGAACGCAGCGGAGCTCACGGCCTACTTCGGCTACACCGACCCGACCTTCGCGCCCGACGCCAGCACCATCCCAGTGCCGTTCCCGCACCGCACCACCAACGGGGTGATGGATTGGATGTGGCCCAAGATGGTCCGCATCCGCGTCACGCTCGCCGACCCCAACAACCTCGCAGACGAGCGAGAGTTCGTTTACGTGTTCAACGTGCCCGACGACCGGGCCGTGATGCGCCGCGACTGA